In Microbacterium cremeum, a genomic segment contains:
- a CDS encoding maltotransferase domain-containing protein, giving the protein MVTTTRSTRSRPWRSASAIPVRAARPWQPERDTAAPRVPLARPAPSVPWGRYRPKAFAGEVVPFRVTAFREGHDRIGVQVRLFSPSGDESLHRLAPLDDGYDRWEARVALLEQGVWRFRFESFADDFVTWEHAASLKIPAGVDAALMRELGAILFDRAGAEKSRPAAQRRTLAEAARRLRDSALGDVEALATVEDPAIAEYFRERPLMSLVTLGDDLDLLVERERAGVGAWYEFFPRSEGAKRLRDGTIKSGTFRTAMKRLPGVAAMGFDVLYLPPIHPIGTENRKGRNNTLDPQPGDPGSPWAIGSAAGGHDTVHPDLGTLADFRAFVRAARAEGIEVALDLALQAAPDHPWVTAHPEWFTTLPDGSIAYAENPPKKYQDIYPVNFDDDPEGIRAEVLRVVRHWIAQGVKVFRVDNPHTKPLQFWEWLIREVNAADPDVVFLAEAFTRPAPLQSLAAAGFQQSYTYFTWRNTKAELEEFLSGLAHDTADFLRPNLFVNTPDILTEYLQFGGRPAYRIRAAIAATAAPTYGVYAGYELYENVARPGSEENIDNEKYEYKLRDWAGAVEHGDSLAPYLTKLNEIRRAHPALRQLRNLSIHWSDDDAILVYAKHLDASVSPDGRADTVIVVVNTDPHSVRQTMVHLDTRVWGVAPGEPYEVEDLVTGAQWTWSDHNYVMLDAFTEPVHILHVKEQR; this is encoded by the coding sequence GTGGTGACGACGACGCGCTCGACGCGCTCCCGCCCCTGGCGCAGCGCCTCAGCCATCCCTGTCCGAGCGGCCCGACCCTGGCAGCCCGAACGCGACACGGCCGCGCCCCGCGTGCCGCTCGCGAGGCCCGCGCCGAGCGTCCCGTGGGGCCGCTACCGCCCCAAGGCCTTCGCGGGCGAGGTCGTGCCCTTCCGCGTCACGGCCTTCCGGGAGGGGCACGATCGCATCGGCGTGCAGGTACGGCTGTTCTCACCGTCGGGCGACGAGTCGCTGCACCGCCTCGCCCCGCTCGATGACGGCTACGACCGGTGGGAGGCCCGCGTCGCCCTCCTCGAGCAGGGCGTGTGGCGCTTCCGCTTCGAGTCGTTCGCCGACGACTTCGTCACGTGGGAGCACGCGGCTTCCCTGAAGATCCCCGCGGGGGTGGATGCCGCCCTCATGCGCGAGCTCGGGGCTATCCTGTTCGATCGGGCCGGTGCCGAGAAGTCCCGGCCGGCCGCGCAGCGTCGCACCCTCGCCGAGGCGGCGCGAAGGCTGCGGGACTCCGCCCTCGGCGACGTCGAGGCGCTCGCGACCGTCGAGGACCCCGCGATCGCCGAGTACTTCCGCGAGCGGCCGCTCATGTCGCTCGTCACGCTCGGCGACGACCTCGACCTGCTGGTCGAGCGGGAACGCGCCGGCGTCGGCGCCTGGTACGAGTTCTTCCCGCGGTCCGAGGGTGCGAAGCGCCTGCGGGACGGCACCATCAAGAGCGGCACGTTCCGGACGGCCATGAAGCGCCTGCCGGGCGTCGCGGCGATGGGCTTCGACGTGCTGTACCTGCCGCCGATCCACCCGATCGGCACCGAGAACCGCAAGGGGCGCAACAACACGCTCGACCCGCAGCCGGGCGACCCCGGCTCGCCGTGGGCGATCGGTTCCGCCGCGGGCGGGCACGACACCGTGCACCCGGATCTGGGCACCCTGGCGGATTTCCGCGCCTTCGTCCGCGCCGCCCGAGCCGAGGGCATCGAAGTCGCGCTCGACCTCGCCCTGCAGGCGGCCCCGGATCATCCCTGGGTGACCGCGCATCCGGAGTGGTTCACGACACTCCCCGACGGCTCGATCGCCTACGCCGAGAATCCGCCCAAGAAGTACCAGGACATCTACCCGGTCAACTTCGACGACGATCCCGAGGGGATCCGCGCCGAAGTGCTGCGCGTCGTACGGCACTGGATCGCCCAGGGCGTGAAGGTGTTCCGCGTCGACAACCCGCACACCAAGCCCCTCCAGTTCTGGGAGTGGCTGATCCGCGAGGTCAACGCCGCCGACCCCGACGTCGTGTTCCTCGCCGAGGCGTTCACCCGGCCGGCTCCGCTGCAGTCGCTCGCCGCGGCCGGGTTCCAGCAGAGCTACACGTACTTCACGTGGCGCAACACCAAGGCCGAGCTCGAGGAGTTCCTCTCGGGCCTCGCGCACGACACGGCCGACTTCCTGCGACCGAATCTGTTCGTCAACACCCCCGACATCCTCACCGAGTACCTGCAGTTCGGCGGGCGTCCGGCGTACCGCATCCGCGCCGCGATCGCGGCGACCGCGGCACCCACGTACGGCGTGTACGCCGGCTACGAGCTCTACGAGAACGTCGCGCGCCCGGGCTCGGAAGAGAACATCGACAACGAGAAGTACGAGTACAAGCTGCGCGACTGGGCGGGCGCCGTCGAGCACGGCGATTCGCTCGCCCCGTACCTGACGAAGCTCAACGAGATCCGCCGCGCGCACCCTGCGCTGCGCCAGCTGCGCAACCTCTCGATCCACTGGAGCGACGACGACGCCATCCTCGTGTACGCCAAGCACCTCGACGCCTCGGTGTCGCCGGACGGGCGCGCCGACACCGTGATCGTCGTGGTCAACACCGACCCGCACTCGGTGCGCCAGACCATGGTGCACCTCGACACGCGCGTCTGGGGCGTCGCCCCCGGCGAGCCGTACGAGGTCGAGGACCTCGTCACCGGCGCGCAGTGGACGTGGTCCGATCACAACTACGTGATGCTCGACGCGTTCACCGAGCCGGTGCACATCCTCCACGTGAAGGAGCAGCGGTGA
- the glgX gene encoding glycogen debranching protein GlgX, which produces MSRPESAAATLPALGLLSPELDRLGVELGPHGATLRVWSSAADSVELVVFDDTDLDWITDTVPLSDVGGGVWEVETPLLRPGTRYAVRVDGPHSPGNTFNRGTLLVEPYTRGLVRSGYDGWRSVVVDGSFDWGGVAKPAVPMDRTVLYEGHLKGLSKRHPDVPGALRGTYAGLAHPAMVQHFLDLGITSIELLPIHAFTTEPRLLQHGLANYWGYNSVNFFTPHAAYATEAAQRQGPEAVLREFKGMVRLLHEAGLEVILDVVYNHTSEEGIGGPRSSLRGLDNRAYYRQDDDGAYIDVTGCGNSVNTATDAAARLVLDSLRYWAEEVQIDGFRFDLAATLGRDAHHDFTPDHPLLRAIIEDPALAGVKKIAEPWDVGMGGWQTGNFGEGWTEWNDRYRDRVRNFWLSDVDYARRASTSPVGIGGFATRLAGSANTFSAQRGPLAGVNFVTAHDGFTLRDLVSYDVKHNLGNGEQNRDGADTNRSFNHGAEGPTDDAGILATRRKAMRNLLGTLLLSAGVPMLTAGDEFARSQRGNNNAYCHDTPLTWLSWQHAPWQRDLYAHVRHLLRLRRDNPALRPIRFARLGEHTPSASVMEWYDENGETMSIERWTDPAHRTLQYVAASTPEVEDFNRILLMVHGNERPTEVTLPEVEDVTRFVSLWSSEDETPNTDGPALHPGEVVPLAGTSMRLFRAE; this is translated from the coding sequence ATGTCCCGTCCGGAGTCCGCCGCTGCGACCCTCCCCGCCCTCGGTCTGCTCAGCCCCGAACTCGACCGGCTCGGCGTCGAACTCGGACCCCACGGCGCCACGCTGCGGGTGTGGTCCTCCGCCGCGGACTCGGTGGAGCTCGTGGTGTTCGACGACACCGATCTGGATTGGATCACCGACACGGTGCCGCTGTCGGACGTCGGCGGCGGGGTCTGGGAGGTCGAGACGCCCCTGCTGCGACCCGGCACCCGGTACGCCGTGCGCGTCGACGGGCCGCACAGTCCCGGCAACACGTTCAACCGCGGCACGCTCCTCGTGGAGCCGTACACGCGCGGACTCGTGCGCAGCGGATACGACGGGTGGCGGTCTGTCGTCGTCGACGGCTCGTTCGACTGGGGCGGCGTCGCCAAACCCGCCGTCCCGATGGATCGGACGGTGCTCTACGAAGGTCACCTCAAGGGCCTGTCCAAGCGGCACCCCGACGTTCCCGGCGCTCTGCGCGGCACGTACGCGGGGCTCGCCCATCCGGCGATGGTGCAGCACTTCCTCGACCTCGGCATCACGAGCATCGAACTGCTGCCGATCCACGCGTTCACGACCGAGCCGCGACTGCTGCAGCACGGGCTCGCCAACTACTGGGGCTACAACAGCGTCAACTTCTTCACGCCCCACGCCGCCTACGCGACCGAGGCGGCGCAGCGCCAGGGTCCGGAGGCGGTGCTGCGCGAGTTCAAGGGCATGGTGCGGCTGCTGCACGAGGCGGGGCTCGAGGTGATCCTCGACGTGGTGTACAACCACACCTCCGAAGAGGGCATCGGCGGCCCGCGGTCGAGTCTGCGGGGCCTCGACAACCGCGCGTACTACCGCCAGGACGACGACGGCGCCTACATCGACGTCACCGGCTGCGGCAACTCGGTGAACACCGCGACGGATGCCGCGGCCCGCCTCGTGCTGGACTCGCTGCGCTACTGGGCCGAGGAGGTGCAGATCGACGGCTTCCGCTTCGACCTCGCCGCCACGCTCGGCCGCGACGCGCACCACGACTTCACGCCCGACCATCCGCTGCTGCGCGCGATCATCGAGGATCCGGCGCTGGCCGGCGTGAAGAAGATCGCCGAGCCGTGGGACGTCGGGATGGGCGGATGGCAGACCGGCAACTTCGGCGAAGGCTGGACCGAGTGGAACGACCGCTACCGCGACCGCGTCCGCAATTTCTGGCTCAGCGACGTCGACTACGCGCGCCGCGCCTCGACGTCGCCGGTGGGGATCGGCGGCTTCGCGACGCGCCTCGCCGGATCGGCGAACACCTTCAGCGCGCAGCGCGGCCCGCTCGCCGGCGTCAACTTCGTCACCGCGCACGACGGGTTCACGCTGCGCGACCTGGTGAGCTACGACGTCAAGCACAACCTCGGCAACGGCGAGCAGAACCGCGACGGCGCCGACACCAACCGCTCGTTCAATCACGGTGCGGAGGGTCCGACCGACGACGCGGGCATCCTCGCGACGCGCCGGAAGGCGATGCGCAACCTCCTCGGCACGCTCCTGCTGTCGGCAGGCGTCCCGATGCTCACGGCCGGCGACGAGTTCGCGCGGTCGCAGCGCGGCAACAACAACGCCTACTGCCACGACACGCCGCTGACCTGGCTGTCGTGGCAGCACGCGCCGTGGCAGCGCGATCTGTACGCGCACGTACGTCACCTGCTGCGGCTGCGCCGCGACAACCCGGCGCTGCGCCCCATCCGCTTCGCACGCCTGGGCGAGCACACGCCCTCGGCATCCGTCATGGAGTGGTACGACGAGAACGGCGAGACCATGTCGATCGAGCGCTGGACGGATCCCGCGCATCGAACGCTCCAGTACGTCGCAGCGTCGACGCCGGAGGTGGAGGACTTCAACCGCATCCTCCTCATGGTCCACGGCAACGAGCGGCCCACCGAGGTCACGCTGCCCGAGGTGGAGGACGTCACACGGTTCGTCTCGCTGTGGTCGAGCGAGGACGAGACGCCGAACACCGACGGCCCGGCCCTGCACCCGGGCGAGGTCGTACCGCTCGCCGGCACCTCGATGCGTCTGTTCCGCGCCGAATGA
- a CDS encoding cysteine desulfurase family protein codes for MTVYLDHAATTPLRPEARDAWLEAAQRVGNASSIHGPGQQARRVLEEARERLAATLDCEPIEVVLTSGGTEAVNLAVKGLWWGRAADADTVVLPDGEHHATLDAVAWLAEHGAHVRAVGLDDAGRIDAEAFASSLPGAALATALVANNEVGTVNDAGALAAAATDASVPLHLDAVAAFGHVPVSFRDWRGGARGRSGLVALSVSAHKIGGPAGVGALVVAREAELSALLHGGGQQRRLRAGTQDVAGAAAFAVAAELAAAERETEAARLAALRQRLVHGILVAIPDAELLGDPIERVPGNAHMLFPGAWGETLLFLLDREGAAVSTGSACQAGVPEPSHVVLAMGRTDAEARQVLRFTLGRTTDEADVDAVLVVLPGVVERARAASGARTGAGS; via the coding sequence ATGACGGTGTACCTCGATCACGCGGCGACCACGCCGCTGCGCCCCGAGGCGCGGGACGCGTGGCTGGAGGCCGCTCAGCGCGTCGGGAACGCGTCGTCGATCCACGGGCCGGGTCAGCAGGCGCGCCGCGTGCTCGAGGAAGCGCGCGAGCGCCTCGCCGCAACGCTGGACTGCGAACCCATCGAGGTCGTCCTCACCTCGGGCGGGACCGAGGCGGTCAACCTCGCCGTCAAGGGGCTGTGGTGGGGGCGGGCGGCGGATGCCGACACGGTGGTCCTGCCCGACGGCGAGCACCATGCGACCCTGGACGCCGTCGCCTGGCTCGCCGAGCACGGCGCGCACGTTCGCGCGGTCGGGCTCGACGATGCCGGCCGCATCGACGCGGAGGCCTTCGCCTCGTCGCTTCCGGGCGCCGCGCTGGCGACGGCGCTGGTCGCGAACAACGAGGTCGGCACGGTCAACGACGCGGGCGCGCTGGCGGCCGCGGCGACGGATGCCTCGGTGCCGCTGCACCTGGACGCCGTGGCCGCGTTCGGACATGTGCCGGTGTCGTTCCGCGACTGGCGAGGCGGCGCGCGCGGCCGTTCGGGACTGGTCGCCCTGAGCGTCTCGGCGCACAAGATCGGCGGGCCCGCGGGAGTGGGCGCACTGGTGGTGGCCCGCGAGGCCGAGCTGTCGGCGCTGCTCCACGGCGGCGGCCAGCAGCGGCGCCTGCGGGCCGGAACGCAGGACGTCGCCGGGGCCGCGGCTTTCGCTGTCGCGGCCGAGCTGGCGGCGGCCGAGCGTGAGACGGAGGCGGCCCGGCTCGCCGCACTGCGACAGCGCCTCGTACACGGCATCCTCGTGGCGATCCCGGATGCCGAGCTGCTCGGCGATCCGATCGAGCGCGTGCCGGGCAACGCGCACATGCTCTTCCCCGGCGCGTGGGGCGAGACGCTGCTGTTCCTGCTCGACCGCGAGGGCGCCGCGGTCTCGACGGGCTCGGCCTGCCAGGCGGGCGTGCCCGAGCCGTCCCATGTCGTGCTCGCGATGGGGCGGACGGATGCCGAAGCCCGCCAGGTGCTGCGCTTCACGCTGGGCCGCACCACCGATGAGGCCGACGTGGATGCGGTGCTCGTGGTGCTGCCCGGGGTCGTCGAGCGGGCGCGAGCCGCGTCCGGGGCCCGTACAGGCGCCGGTTCGTAG
- the mnmA gene encoding tRNA 2-thiouridine(34) synthase MnmA: MRILAAMSGGVDSAVAAARAVEAGHDVVGVHLALSRAGGTLRTGSRGCCTIEDAMDARRAADRLGIPFYVWDFSERFRDDVIDDFVAEYRAGRTPNPCMRCNEKIKFAALLERAIELGFDAVCTGHYATLVDGPDGRELHRASDAAKDQSYVLGVLNAEQLAHTYFPLGSTPSKAVVRAEAEARGLTVAHKPDSHDICFIPDGDTRGWLAERVGAERGEIVDRTGAVIGSHEGAHAFTVGQRRGLQLGVPASDGKPRFVLEVRPVSNTVVVGPKEALATAEIAGERYSWAGRAPESAEFACDVQIRAHADPVPARATLADGLLTVVPATPFDGVAPGQTAVLYDGTRVVGQFTIDRTVSAVPVGASSLPPASEAAPRLAG; encoded by the coding sequence ATGAGGATCCTTGCGGCCATGAGCGGCGGCGTCGACTCGGCCGTGGCTGCGGCGCGGGCCGTCGAGGCCGGGCACGACGTCGTCGGCGTGCACCTCGCGCTCTCGCGCGCGGGCGGCACGCTGCGGACCGGCAGCCGCGGGTGCTGCACGATCGAGGACGCCATGGACGCGCGCCGAGCGGCCGACCGCCTCGGCATCCCGTTCTACGTGTGGGACTTCTCGGAGCGCTTCCGCGACGACGTGATCGACGACTTCGTCGCCGAGTACCGCGCCGGGCGCACGCCGAATCCGTGCATGCGCTGCAACGAGAAGATCAAGTTCGCCGCGCTCCTCGAGCGCGCGATCGAGCTGGGCTTCGACGCCGTGTGCACGGGCCACTACGCGACCCTGGTCGACGGCCCGGACGGACGGGAGCTCCACCGCGCGTCCGACGCCGCGAAGGACCAGTCGTACGTGCTGGGCGTGCTGAACGCCGAGCAGCTCGCGCACACGTACTTCCCGCTCGGCTCGACCCCGTCCAAGGCCGTGGTCCGCGCCGAGGCGGAGGCCCGCGGGCTCACCGTCGCGCACAAGCCCGACAGCCACGACATCTGCTTCATCCCCGACGGCGACACCCGCGGCTGGCTGGCCGAGCGGGTCGGTGCCGAGCGCGGCGAGATCGTCGACCGCACGGGCGCCGTCATCGGCTCGCACGAGGGAGCCCACGCCTTCACGGTCGGACAGCGCCGCGGCCTGCAGCTGGGGGTGCCCGCCTCCGACGGCAAGCCGCGATTCGTGCTCGAGGTGCGGCCGGTCTCGAACACCGTCGTGGTCGGCCCCAAGGAGGCACTCGCGACCGCCGAGATCGCGGGGGAGCGGTACTCGTGGGCGGGGCGCGCGCCGGAGTCGGCGGAGTTCGCGTGCGACGTGCAGATCCGCGCGCACGCCGATCCGGTGCCGGCTCGCGCGACGCTCGCGGACGGTCTGCTCACCGTCGTGCCCGCGACGCCGTTCGACGGCGTCGCGCCCGGGCAGACGGCGGTGCTCTACGACGGCACGCGGGTGGTCGGGCAGTTCACCATCGACCGCACCGTGTCGGCGGTGCCCGTCGGCGCCTCATCGCTCCCGCCGGCGTCGGAGGCCGCTCCTAGACTGGCGGGGTGA
- the ligA gene encoding NAD-dependent DNA ligase LigA, with protein sequence MTDDADVALPDDPGLGSARTEAAQLTERILDARDAYYGRNAEIVDDATYDAWMHRLEELERLHPELQGQDSPTQTVGAAESSMFAPVEHAERMLSLDNVFSADELRDWCVKTKAAAGRDVRWLTELKIDGLAISLRYERGVLTSAATRGDGRVGEDVTMNAVRVPGIPQRLTGTGHPDLVEIRGEVFIPVKAFEGLNALQADMRERAVDEARARSRAFDEAKARLSAERRFPAFANPRNAASGGLRQQLDKKDGLELEAGRARLDSLRLFVHGIGAWSRPPVSSQSEIYALLAEWGLPTSPYFRTADDIEGVLEFVEHYREHRHAVEHEIDGVVVKVDELDLHGELGATSRAPRWAIAYKYPPEQVNTKLLDIVVSVGRTGRATPFAVMAPARVAGSVVRQATLHNQDVVRAKGVLIGDTVVLRKAGDVIPEILGPVVELRDGSEREFVMPSECPECGSPLAPAKEGDIDLRCPNTRACPAQVRGRVEHIGSRGALDIEALGEVTAAALTQPSVPETPPLETEAALFDLTIEQLVPIEVVVRDAETGEPRVDEKTGEPVRRAPFRRHPSAAEKKAGLTAPQPSAQALTLLDQLERAKTKELWRFLVALNIRHVGPVAARALAQWFGSVEAIRAASRDELAGVEGVGGIIADSLGDWFEVDWHRDIVARWQTAGAQLATPGHPGPGAAAAGGGVLDGLTVVATGSLDGYTREGAQEAIINAGGKAASSVSKKTDFVAAGPGAGSKLAKAEDLGIRILDAAQFHILVTQGPEALDALVPDEG encoded by the coding sequence GTGACCGATGACGCAGACGTGGCCCTGCCAGACGATCCCGGCCTGGGGTCCGCGCGCACGGAGGCCGCGCAGCTGACCGAGCGCATCCTCGACGCCCGGGACGCCTACTACGGGCGCAACGCCGAGATCGTCGACGACGCGACGTACGACGCCTGGATGCACCGGCTCGAAGAGCTCGAGCGCCTGCACCCCGAGCTGCAGGGGCAGGACTCGCCCACGCAGACGGTGGGCGCGGCCGAGAGCTCGATGTTCGCGCCGGTGGAGCACGCCGAGCGCATGCTGAGCCTCGACAACGTGTTCAGCGCCGACGAGCTGCGGGACTGGTGCGTCAAGACGAAGGCCGCCGCCGGGCGCGACGTGCGCTGGCTCACCGAGCTCAAGATCGACGGCCTCGCGATCAGCCTGCGCTACGAGCGCGGCGTCCTCACCTCGGCGGCCACGCGCGGCGACGGCCGGGTCGGCGAAGACGTCACCATGAACGCGGTCCGCGTGCCCGGCATCCCTCAGCGCCTCACCGGCACCGGACACCCCGACCTCGTCGAGATCCGGGGCGAGGTCTTCATCCCGGTCAAGGCGTTCGAAGGGCTCAACGCGCTGCAGGCCGACATGCGCGAACGTGCGGTCGACGAGGCACGCGCCCGCAGCCGCGCGTTCGACGAGGCGAAGGCGCGCTTGAGCGCCGAACGGCGCTTCCCCGCGTTCGCGAACCCGCGCAACGCCGCGTCGGGCGGGCTGCGTCAGCAGCTCGACAAGAAGGACGGGCTCGAGCTGGAGGCCGGTCGCGCGCGGCTGGACTCGCTGCGGCTGTTCGTCCACGGGATCGGCGCGTGGAGTCGTCCGCCGGTGTCGTCGCAGAGCGAGATCTATGCGCTGCTGGCCGAGTGGGGTCTGCCGACGAGCCCGTACTTCCGCACCGCCGACGACATCGAGGGCGTGCTCGAGTTCGTGGAGCACTACCGCGAGCACCGTCACGCGGTCGAGCACGAGATCGACGGCGTCGTGGTCAAGGTCGACGAGCTCGATCTCCACGGCGAGCTCGGCGCCACCAGCCGTGCGCCGCGGTGGGCGATCGCGTACAAGTACCCGCCCGAGCAGGTCAACACGAAGCTCCTCGACATCGTCGTGTCGGTCGGGCGCACCGGGCGTGCGACGCCGTTCGCGGTGATGGCCCCGGCGCGCGTCGCGGGATCCGTCGTGAGGCAGGCGACCCTCCACAACCAGGACGTCGTCCGCGCAAAGGGCGTGCTGATCGGCGACACCGTCGTGCTCCGCAAGGCGGGCGACGTCATCCCCGAGATCCTCGGCCCCGTCGTCGAGCTGCGCGACGGCAGCGAGCGCGAGTTCGTGATGCCGTCCGAATGCCCCGAGTGCGGGTCCCCGCTGGCGCCCGCCAAGGAGGGCGACATCGATCTGCGCTGCCCCAACACGCGCGCCTGCCCGGCTCAGGTGCGGGGGCGCGTCGAGCACATCGGCTCGCGCGGCGCGCTCGACATCGAGGCGCTCGGCGAGGTGACGGCGGCCGCACTGACGCAGCCGTCGGTTCCCGAGACGCCGCCGCTCGAGACCGAGGCGGCACTGTTCGACCTCACGATCGAGCAGCTCGTGCCGATCGAGGTCGTCGTGCGGGATGCCGAGACCGGCGAACCGCGAGTCGACGAGAAGACCGGTGAGCCGGTGCGCCGCGCGCCGTTCCGCCGCCACCCGAGTGCCGCCGAGAAGAAGGCGGGACTGACGGCACCGCAGCCCTCGGCTCAGGCGCTCACACTGCTCGACCAGCTCGAGCGCGCCAAGACGAAGGAGCTGTGGCGGTTCCTGGTGGCCCTCAACATCCGCCACGTCGGCCCGGTGGCCGCGCGGGCTCTCGCCCAGTGGTTCGGATCCGTCGAGGCGATTCGGGCAGCGAGCCGCGACGAGCTCGCCGGCGTCGAGGGGGTGGGCGGGATCATCGCCGACTCGCTCGGCGACTGGTTCGAGGTCGACTGGCACCGCGACATCGTCGCGCGGTGGCAGACCGCGGGCGCCCAGCTGGCGACGCCCGGGCACCCCGGCCCCGGTGCCGCCGCCGCCGGCGGCGGTGTGCTCGACGGGCTCACCGTGGTCGCGACCGGCTCACTGGACGGCTATACGCGTGAGGGGGCGCAGGAGGCGATCATCAACGCGGGCGGCAAGGCCGCCTCGAGCGTGTCGAAGAAGACCGATTTCGTCGCCGCCGGACCGGGTGCCGGCTCGAAGCTCGCGAAGGCCGAGGACCTCGGCATCCGCATCCTGGACGCCGCGCAGTTCCACATCCTGGTCACGCAGGGACCCGAAGCCCTCGACGCACTCGTCCCGGACGAGGGGTGA
- a CDS encoding YciI family protein codes for MSEWLYRLVPTRPEMVTAPTAAEQDVVAAHFEYLVGLRDRGILILAGRTQEEGGTFGITIFEADDERAARAVMDADPGVSGGVFAATLHPYAVAVARDGLAG; via the coding sequence ATGAGCGAGTGGCTCTACCGCCTCGTGCCGACGCGACCCGAGATGGTGACCGCACCTACCGCGGCGGAACAGGATGTCGTCGCCGCGCATTTCGAGTATCTGGTCGGCCTGCGCGATCGCGGCATCCTGATCCTCGCCGGGCGCACGCAGGAGGAGGGCGGCACTTTCGGGATCACGATCTTCGAAGCCGACGACGAGCGCGCGGCGCGCGCGGTGATGGATGCCGATCCCGGCGTGTCGGGCGGAGTCTTCGCGGCGACACTGCACCCCTATGCGGTCGCGGTGGCTCGCGACGGGCTGGCGGGCTGA
- a CDS encoding long-chain-fatty-acid--CoA ligase: MTTYDPPRPWIASYAEGVPRDLAPVTGSLVDIVAASARDYPDAPALQFFGRTTSYRSLHEQIERAAAGLRDLGVKAGDPVAIVLPNCPQHIVAFYAILRLGAVVIEHNPLYTPRELRKQFEDHGAKHAIVWTKVVKTIQEFPADLAVSALVSVDITRAMPLGTRLALKLPVAKAREARDALHARVSGTVPWEDVVGTAPLPSTHPSPATDDLALIQYTSGTTGTPKGASLTHRNLLSNAAQARAWVPSIVRGDGCVVYAVLPMFHAYGLTLCLTFAMSMGARLVLFPRFDPDMVLEVTEKHPATFLPLVPPIADRLLKVAQEKGVSLAGTQVAISGAMALPHELVVPFEAASGGYLVEGYGLSECSPVLMANPVADNRVPGTVGLPLPGTECRVVDPDDPTTDVPPGERGELVVRGPQVFSGYYGKPEETEAVFVDGWYRTGDIVTIDDAGFVRIVDRIKELIITGGFNVAPTEVESVLRQHPRVEDAAVVGLPDEHSGEEVVAAIVASPGEEIDVEAVREFARGILTPYKVPRRVFVVDELPKSLIGKVLRRQVRERLLTLTTGR; this comes from the coding sequence GTGACGACCTACGACCCGCCGCGCCCCTGGATCGCCAGCTACGCCGAAGGGGTTCCGCGCGACCTCGCACCCGTCACCGGCTCTCTCGTCGACATCGTGGCGGCATCCGCGCGCGACTATCCGGATGCCCCGGCCCTGCAGTTCTTCGGACGCACGACGTCGTACCGCTCGCTGCACGAACAGATCGAGCGCGCGGCTGCGGGGCTCCGCGACCTGGGTGTCAAGGCGGGCGACCCGGTCGCGATCGTGCTGCCGAACTGCCCGCAGCACATCGTCGCCTTCTACGCGATCCTGCGCCTCGGGGCGGTGGTGATCGAGCACAACCCCCTCTACACGCCGCGCGAGCTGCGCAAGCAGTTCGAGGATCACGGCGCGAAGCACGCGATCGTGTGGACCAAGGTGGTGAAGACCATCCAGGAGTTCCCCGCAGACCTCGCCGTCTCCGCACTGGTGTCGGTCGACATCACCCGGGCGATGCCGCTCGGCACGCGCCTGGCGCTGAAGCTCCCGGTCGCGAAGGCCCGCGAGGCGCGCGACGCGCTGCACGCACGGGTGAGCGGCACCGTGCCGTGGGAGGACGTGGTCGGCACCGCGCCGCTTCCGTCGACGCACCCCTCGCCGGCCACCGACGACCTCGCGCTGATCCAGTACACCAGCGGCACCACGGGCACCCCCAAGGGCGCGTCGCTGACGCATCGCAACCTGCTCTCCAACGCCGCGCAGGCGCGGGCGTGGGTGCCGTCGATCGTGCGCGGCGACGGATGCGTCGTCTACGCGGTGCTGCCGATGTTCCACGCCTACGGACTCACGCTGTGCCTGACGTTCGCGATGTCGATGGGCGCCCGCCTCGTGCTGTTCCCGCGATTCGATCCCGACATGGTGCTCGAGGTGACCGAGAAGCACCCCGCGACGTTCCTCCCGCTCGTTCCGCCCATCGCGGACCGGCTGCTGAAGGTGGCGCAGGAGAAGGGTGTATCCCTGGCGGGAACCCAGGTCGCGATCTCGGGCGCGATGGCGCTTCCGCACGAGCTCGTGGTGCCGTTCGAGGCCGCCTCGGGCGGCTACCTCGTCGAGGGCTACGGCCTGAGCGAGTGCTCCCCCGTGCTCATGGCGAACCCCGTCGCCGACAACCGCGTGCCCGGGACGGTCGGGTTGCCGCTTCCCGGCACCGAATGCCGCGTCGTCGACCCCGACGACCCCACGACCGACGTGCCGCCGGGTGAACGCGGCGAGCTGGTGGTGCGCGGGCCGCAGGTGTTCAGCGGCTACTACGGCAAGCCCGAAGAGACCGAGGCGGTCTTCGTCGACGGCTGGTACCGCACCGGCGACATCGTCACGATCGACGACGCCGGCTTCGTGCGGATCGTCGACCGCATCAAGGAGCTCATCATCACGGGCGGGTTCAACGTCGCGCCGACCGAGGTCGAGAGCGTGCTCCGGCAGCACCCGCGGGTCGAGGACGCCGCCGTCGTGGGGCTGCCGGACGAGCACTCGGGCGAAGAGGTCGTCGCCGCCATCGTCGCCTCACCGGGCGAAGAGATCGACGTCGAGGCCGTCCGCGAGTTCGCGCGCGGCATCCTGACGCCGTACAAAGTGCCGCGGCGCGTGTTCGTCGTGGACGAGCTGCCGAAGTCGCTGATCGGCAAGGTGCTGCGCCGTCAGGTGCGAGAGCGCCTGCTGACGCTCACGACCGGACGATAG